TCTCGCATTCAACAAACAAAAGTCGCGGAACCACTGAAGTTTCGGAACATCTCATTTCTCCTTTCGTTGTCGGCGCGGGCAATGACGCAGTCACACGTGAGGAGAACTCGATGATGAATCGCTTTATGATTTCGGTTGCCGCGCTCGCGCTTGTCGCCGGAACCGGCTTTGCCAGTGCGCAAGGCATGAACCGCGAGCAGGGCTCCGGCGGATCGCAGCAGATGCAGCAGCATTCGCAGCCCTCGACCGGCGCAGCCGAGCATGGCGCCACGGGTAAGGAGTCCCAGGGCAAGGAGAAGGGCACGGTCGGACAGGCCGGCGGGTCGATGAAGTCCGGCGCGGAAGAGAAATCTTCAGGCGCGATGAAGGACGAGAAGTCCTCGGGCACGATGCACAAGAATCCGACGGCTGAGGAGAAGTCGGGTGCAACGAAGGGCCAACGCACGGACGAACGCGCCCAGGGTCAGCACGACAAGTCGAAGGGCATGAGCTCGGAGACGCAAACCAAGTCTGGCACGGCCGCTAGCGAGAACCGCCAGGGCCAGACCGGTGCTTCGACGTCGACGCAGACCACCGGCCAGGCGGCTGCTGGAGCCAAGCTCTCGACCGAGCAGCGCACGCAGATCACCTCGGTCATCCGCGAGGAGAAGGTTGCTCCGGTCGGCAACGTGAACTTCTCGGTTTCGGTCGGCACGCGGATTCCGCGTGAGGGCATCGAGCTGCACGCCCTGCCGTCCCGCGTCGTGACGATTTATCCGGAATGGCGGAGCTACAGGTACGTCCTGGTCCGCGATGAGATCGTGATCATCGATCCCGTCACCTATGAGATCGTGGCCGTCCTGAACGTCTAAGGACGAGCCGCACTACCCTCCGGGGCGGGCAGCAATGCCCGCCCTTTGCTTTGGGCGGCAGCCATGCTTTGGACTGGTTAACAAGCAATTTCCGTAGCTTCCGCACAGCTTTTTGCAGTCCGGATGAGCTATCTGAGACCCCACAGGAGGTCCTTCAAGGCTTCCCCTAAGCCCCTTTGTTACCTATAACCCCCGCCACCTTCGCCAAAGTACCTGCCGGGATTTCAATGGCTGAACCTGCGACCGACACGATCCTCGTCCTCAACGGGCCGAACCTCAACATGCTGGGGACGCGCGAACCGGAAAAATACGGGCACGCGACGCTCGCCGATGTCGAGACGCTGTGCCGGGAGACCGCGGCGAAGTTTGGCCTCAAGGCCGACTGCCGGCAGTCCAACCGCGAAGGCGAATTGATCGACTTCATCCACGAGGCCCACGCCCGCAAGATGAAGGGCATCATCATCAACGCCGGCGGCTATTCGCACACCTCGATCGCGCTGCACGATGCGCTGCTCGCGGTGCAGATCCCGACCGTCGAGGTGCACGTCACCAACATCCATGCCCGCGAGAGCTTCCGTCACCATTCCTACACCGCCCGCGCCGCCTTCGCGTCGCTGTGCGGCTTCGGCATCGAGGGCTACCGCCTCGCGATCCAGGGCCTTGCCGCCAAGCTCGGCATCAAGCCCAAAGCCTGACGCCCCTTTCAAACAGAAGGTTCGGAATCAAGATCATGGCGCGCCAGCCAGACGATAAAGCAGCCGCAAAGTTTTCCAGCGAGGATTCCGCGCTCATCCGCGAACTCGCGACCCTGCTCGACGAGACGAGCCTCACCGAGATCGAGATCGAGCGCGCAGGGCTTCGCCTGCGCGTCGCGCGCAACGTCAGCGTTACTGCGGCCGTGCCGACGTCGGTCATCGCGGCCCCTGTCGCGGCCGTTGCCGCGGCGACTGCTGCCGCAGCACCGGCGGATCTCTCGAAACATCCCGGCGCCGTCACCTCGCCGATGGTCGGCACCGCCTATTGGGCGCCCGAGCCGGGCGCAAAGCCTTTCATCGAGGTCGGCTCCAAGGTCTCGGTCGGTCAGACGCTCCTCATCATCGAAGCGATGAAGACCATGAACCAGATCCCCTCACCGCGCGCCGGAACCGTGACGCAGATCCTGGTCGAGGACAGCCAGCCGGTCGAGTTCGGCGAGCCGCTGGTCATCATTGAATAAGCGAGTGGCGAATGGCGAATAGCGAATGGTTGCCGTCCTGCCATTCGCCATTCGCTGCTCGCTATTCGCCCGCTGAGGCACCATGTTCGACAAGATCCTCATAGCCAATCGCGGCGAGATCGCCCTTCGCATCCTGCGGGCCTGCAAGGAGCTCGGGATCGCGACCGTCGCCGTGCACTCCACCGCCGACGCGGACGCGATGCATGTCCGCCTCTCCGACGAGAGCGTGTGCATCGGGCCGCCGCAGTCGAAGGACAGCTATCTCAACGTTCCCGCGCTGCTCGCGGCCTGCGAGATCACCGGCGCCGATGCGGTGCATCCGGGCTACGGCTTCCTGTCGGAGAATGCGCGCTTTGCGGAAATCCTCTCCGAGCACAATCTGCATTTCATCGGCCCGAAGGCCGAGCACATCCGCCTGATGGGCGACAAGATCGAGGCCAAGAAGACCGCCAAGAGGCTCGGCATCCCCGTGGTGCCCGGCTCCGACGGCGCGGTCGGTCCCAACGACGACGCGATGGCGATCGCAAAGGAGATCGGCTTCCCCGTGCTGGTGAAGGCTGCCGCCGGTGGCGGTGGCCGCGGCATGAAGGTCGCGCACAGCGAGGCAGACCTTTTACTGGCGCTGTCGACGGCCGCCAACGAGGCGAAATCTGCCTTCGGCGACGCGTCCGTTTACCTGGAAAAATACCTGAAGAAGCCGCGCCACATCGAAATCCAGATCCTCGGCGACGGCCGCGGCGGCGCGATCCATCTCGGCGAACGCGACTGCTCGCTGCAACGCCGTCACCAGAAGGTCTGGGAGGAAGGCCCCTCGCCCGTCCTCTCCGCAGCCGCGCGCGCCAAGATCGGCGAAACCTGTGCCAAGGCGATGCGCGAGATGAAGTATCTCGGCGTCGGCACCATCGAGTTCCTCTTTGAAGACGGCGAGTTCTACTTCATCGAGATGAACACGCGCATCCAGGTCGAGCATCCCGTCACCGAGAGCATCACCGACATCGACCTCGTGCTGGAGCAGATCCGCATTGCCGCCGGCGGCGACCTGCCGGCGAAGCAGGAGGACATCCAGATCATCGGGCACGCGATCGAGTGCCGCATCAATGCCGAGCACCCGCAGACCTTCCGGCCCTCGCCCGGCCGGATCTCGCAGTACCACCCGCCCGGCGGCCTGGGCGTACGGATCGATTCGGCCGTCTATCAGGGCTACACGATCCCGCCCTATTACGATTCCCTCGTCGGCAAGCTGATCGTGCACGGCAAGACCCGCACCGAATGCCTGATGCGGCTGCGCCGCGCGCTGGACGAGATGGTGGTCGATGGCATCGAGACCACGCTGCCCCTGTTCCGGGCTCTGGTGCGTGAACCCGCCATCATCGACGGCGATTATCACATCCACTGGCTGGAACAGTATCTGGCCGGCCAGTCCGGCAACTAGCCGCCCCCATCCTTCCCCTGCTATGGAACCGAACGCGGCTTCTGGCGTTATCGGCGGGTTTTCTGCACGGGGGAGTGGAAATTCTTAAGGTCGGAACCGGAGTTGGCGTAACGCCTGACCAGAGACGGCGGCGCGCACTTTGGCTGATCCTGCTGTTCGCGGCGGGACTCTTGGTGCTGACGGTGATCAGCGCCGGCTCCGTCTACCTCGTCAACAAGGCGCGCGACGACAACGCCTCGGTCATTCATACGATCGAGGTTGAGAACCAGATCCACACGCTGCTCCTGGAAATTCGTCGCGCCGAGAGCAGTGCGAGCGGATTTCTCCTCACGCGCGGGCCGGAATTTTGGACCGACCACCAGGCGGCGGTGGCGGCGGTGCTGCCGCATCTCAACAGGCTCGTGGACCTGACCGAGGACAATCCCGCGCAGGCGGACAATGTCCGCAAGCTGCGGCCAGCGGTCGAAACCAGGCTCGACCAGTTCATGCGCGAGATGAACTACATCCAGCAGAGCGACTTCGAACGCGCCTCCGCGCTCGTCCGCGAAGCGGCCGCCGGCGACACGACCAGCACGATCCGCGACGCTGCGGATGCCATGCTCCGCGAGGAGCAGCGACTATTCACACTGCGCTCGGCCAATGCCAACAACAGCCAGACGTTGGCGGCGTCCTTGACCGGCATCGGCTCGGGTCTCGTCGTGGTGCTGGCGCTGATCTCGATCTGGCTGGTGCGGCGCTCGGCAGCCATCCGCGATGAAGCGGAGGCGCGCCTGCGCGACTCCAACCTCAATCTCGAGGCCACCGTCGATGAGCGCACCGCAGATTTGCGCGAAGCCAACAACGAGATCCAGCGCTTTGCCTATATCGTGAGCCACGACCTGCGCTCGCCGCTGGTCAACATCATGGGCTTCACCAGCGAGCTCGAGGAACTGGGCGCCGACATCTTCCGGCGCATCGGCAGCCTTGCACACGTCGCGGCGGACGGGCCGCCGCTGGCGATGAACGACGCGGCGGGCATTGCGCTGGAGGGGCCGGACAAGCAGCTCTCGCAGGATTTTTCCGAGGCGCTCGGTTTCATCAAATCCTCGATCGGCAAGATGGACCGCCTGATCTCGGCGATCCTCAACCTCACCCGCGAGGGCCGGCGCGAATTCGAGCCGGTCAGGATCGACACGGGTGAGCTGATCGAGGCGATCGTCGCGACGGTGGCGCATCAGGCCGCCGAGGCGCAGGCCGAAATCCGCGTCGGCGAGCTACCCGACATCGTGAGCGACCGGCTGGCGCTGGAGCAGATATTCTCCAACCTGATCGACAACGCCATCAAGTATCTCAAGACCGGCGTTCCCGGCCAGATCGTGCTGCGCGGCCGCACCAAGCTCGGCTATGCGATCTTCGAGATATCTGACAATGGCCGCGGCATCGATCCGAAGGATCACCAGCGCATCTTCGATCTGTTCCGCCGCGCCGGTATCCAGGACAAGCCCGGCCAGGGCATCGGCCTTGCCCATGTGCGAGCCCTGGTGCGACGCCTCGGCGGCACCATGTCGGTCTCCTCCGAACTCAACGTCGGCAGCACGTTCACGATCACGCTGCCGATCAAGTGGAACGCCAGCAATCGGGACAGAAACCAATGACCCAGCCCGTCACCATCATCATGATCGAGGACGACGAAGGGCACGCGCGCCTGATCGAGCGCAACATCCGCCGCTCCGGCGTCAACAACCCGATCGTGCCCTTCGCCAACGGTACGGACGCCACAAAATATCTGTTCGGCGCTGACGGTACCGGCATGGCGCACAAAGGCAACGCGCTCCTGATCCTGCTCGACCTCAACCTGCCCGACATGACCGGGATCGATATCCTGAGGCGGATCAAGGAAAACAGGTACCTGAAGGCATCACCCGTGGTGGTGCTGACCACCACCGACGACTCCCAGGAAATCAAGCGTTGCTACGAGCTCGGCTGCAACGTCTACATCACAAAGCCGGTCAATTACGAGAATTTTGCCAACGCGATCCGGCAGCTCGGGCTATTCTTCTCCGTCATCCAGATCCCAGCCGCCGCCACATGAGCCAGACCACCCCGACCCTGCTCTATATCGACGACGATGACGCGCTGGCGCGCCTGGTCGAGCGCGGCCTGACGCGCCGCGGCTACAAGGTGATACTTGCCGCGAGCGGCGAGGAAGGCCTTGCGCGCATTCGACAAGGGAAGGTTGACGGCGACATCGACGTCGTGGCGCTGGACCAGTACATGCCGGGCCTCGACGGTCTCGAGACGCTCGAGCAGATCATGGCGATCCCGGACGCCCCGCCCGTCGTCTTCGTCACGGCGTCGCAGGATTCCAGCATTGCCGTCACCGCGCTGAAGGCGGGCGCAGCCGACTACCTCGTCAAGGACGTCAAGGGCGACTTCATCCCGCTGCTGCATGTCGCATCCGACGGCGCGCTGCGACAGGCCGAGCTCAAGAAGGCGCGCGAGGAAGCAGAAGCCGAGATCCACGCCTCGCGTGACCGCTACGCCGCGCTCGCCGCCGAGCGTGAGATGCTGCTGCGCGAGGTCAACCACCGTGTCGGCAACTCGCTCCAGATCATCGCTTCCCTGCTGCATCTGCAGGCAAACTCGGCTGCGCAGGAGGAGGTCAAGGCCGCCCTGACCAATGCGATGGGCCGCGTCGCCGCGGTCGCGCAGGTGCACCGCCGCCTCTACACCTCGCAGGATCTGAAGAGTGTCGTCCTGAACCAGTATCTGGACTCGCTGCTCGAGGACCTCCGCCGCTCGGCCGAGGGCAACCGGATGTCGCGCCTGACGCTGAAGGCCGAGCCGATCGAGATCGATCCGGACCGCGCTGTCGCGGTCGGCATCATCGTCAACGAGCTCGTCATGAACGCGGTGAAATACGCCTATCCGGACGGGGCCGGCCCCATCCACGTCGAACTGACCTCGCAAGGCGAGGATCTCGTTCTGTCGATCGCCGATGACGGCGTCGGCGACAATGCCAAGGCCGATCCTCGCTCGACCGGGATGGGCCAGCGCATCGTTGCGGCGATGGCTTCCAAGCTCGACGCCTCCGTCGAACGCGATCCGAATCACACTGGGACGAAGATCCTGCTGAAGTTCCGCCGCGTGCCCACGCCACCAATCACGACGAGCAACGCCGCCGCGAGCTGACGCGCGATGCCTCGCATCGCCCCCATCGCAAGGCTGCCGCAATTCTGCTAAAGTGCCGCGCATGACTGCGCGCGACTCCGCCTCGTCTGAAATCACCCCCGCCGTGCTGCTGCGTGCCTATGCCTGCGGCATCTTTCCGATGGCCGAGAGCGCGGACGATCCGACGCTGTTCTGGGTCGAGCCGGAGATGCGCGGCGTGATCCCGCTCGATGGCTTTCGTATTGCCTCGCGCCTTGCGCGCACCGTGCGCTCGGATGCGTTTCGCGTCACCGTCAACACCGCCTTCAAGGCGACGATCGCCGGCTGCGCCGCGCCGCAGATCGGACGGGAGGACACCTGGATCAACAAGCGCATCCGCGACCTCTATGGCGGCCTGCACGAGCTCGGCCATTGCCACAGCGTCGAGGCCTGGCAGGGCGACGACCTCGTCG
This region of Bradyrhizobium sp. CCGUVB1N3 genomic DNA includes:
- a CDS encoding sensor histidine kinase, with amino-acid sequence MSQTTPTLLYIDDDDALARLVERGLTRRGYKVILAASGEEGLARIRQGKVDGDIDVVALDQYMPGLDGLETLEQIMAIPDAPPVVFVTASQDSSIAVTALKAGAADYLVKDVKGDFIPLLHVASDGALRQAELKKAREEAEAEIHASRDRYAALAAEREMLLREVNHRVGNSLQIIASLLHLQANSAAQEEVKAALTNAMGRVAAVAQVHRRLYTSQDLKSVVLNQYLDSLLEDLRRSAEGNRMSRLTLKAEPIEIDPDRAVAVGIIVNELVMNAVKYAYPDGAGPIHVELTSQGEDLVLSIADDGVGDNAKADPRSTGMGQRIVAAMASKLDASVERDPNHTGTKILLKFRRVPTPPITTSNAAAS
- a CDS encoding CHASE3 domain-containing protein, with product MLKVGTGVGVTPDQRRRRALWLILLFAAGLLVLTVISAGSVYLVNKARDDNASVIHTIEVENQIHTLLLEIRRAESSASGFLLTRGPEFWTDHQAAVAAVLPHLNRLVDLTEDNPAQADNVRKLRPAVETRLDQFMREMNYIQQSDFERASALVREAAAGDTTSTIRDAADAMLREEQRLFTLRSANANNSQTLAASLTGIGSGLVVVLALISIWLVRRSAAIRDEAEARLRDSNLNLEATVDERTADLREANNEIQRFAYIVSHDLRSPLVNIMGFTSELEELGADIFRRIGSLAHVAADGPPLAMNDAAGIALEGPDKQLSQDFSEALGFIKSSIGKMDRLISAILNLTREGRREFEPVRIDTGELIEAIVATVAHQAAEAQAEIRVGELPDIVSDRLALEQIFSNLIDNAIKYLKTGVPGQIVLRGRTKLGYAIFEISDNGRGIDPKDHQRIFDLFRRAGIQDKPGQGIGLAHVRALVRRLGGTMSVSSELNVGSTFTITLPIKWNASNRDRNQ
- a CDS encoding DUF1236 domain-containing protein: MMNRFMISVAALALVAGTGFASAQGMNREQGSGGSQQMQQHSQPSTGAAEHGATGKESQGKEKGTVGQAGGSMKSGAEEKSSGAMKDEKSSGTMHKNPTAEEKSGATKGQRTDERAQGQHDKSKGMSSETQTKSGTAASENRQGQTGASTSTQTTGQAAAGAKLSTEQRTQITSVIREEKVAPVGNVNFSVSVGTRIPREGIELHALPSRVVTIYPEWRSYRYVLVRDEIVIIDPVTYEIVAVLNV
- the aroQ gene encoding type II 3-dehydroquinate dehydratase, with amino-acid sequence MAEPATDTILVLNGPNLNMLGTREPEKYGHATLADVETLCRETAAKFGLKADCRQSNREGELIDFIHEAHARKMKGIIINAGGYSHTSIALHDALLAVQIPTVEVHVTNIHARESFRHHSYTARAAFASLCGFGIEGYRLAIQGLAAKLGIKPKA
- the accB gene encoding acetyl-CoA carboxylase biotin carboxyl carrier protein, producing MARQPDDKAAAKFSSEDSALIRELATLLDETSLTEIEIERAGLRLRVARNVSVTAAVPTSVIAAPVAAVAAATAAAAPADLSKHPGAVTSPMVGTAYWAPEPGAKPFIEVGSKVSVGQTLLIIEAMKTMNQIPSPRAGTVTQILVEDSQPVEFGEPLVIIE
- a CDS encoding response regulator codes for the protein MTQPVTIIMIEDDEGHARLIERNIRRSGVNNPIVPFANGTDATKYLFGADGTGMAHKGNALLILLDLNLPDMTGIDILRRIKENRYLKASPVVVLTTTDDSQEIKRCYELGCNVYITKPVNYENFANAIRQLGLFFSVIQIPAAAT
- the accC gene encoding acetyl-CoA carboxylase biotin carboxylase subunit translates to MFDKILIANRGEIALRILRACKELGIATVAVHSTADADAMHVRLSDESVCIGPPQSKDSYLNVPALLAACEITGADAVHPGYGFLSENARFAEILSEHNLHFIGPKAEHIRLMGDKIEAKKTAKRLGIPVVPGSDGAVGPNDDAMAIAKEIGFPVLVKAAAGGGGRGMKVAHSEADLLLALSTAANEAKSAFGDASVYLEKYLKKPRHIEIQILGDGRGGAIHLGERDCSLQRRHQKVWEEGPSPVLSAAARAKIGETCAKAMREMKYLGVGTIEFLFEDGEFYFIEMNTRIQVEHPVTESITDIDLVLEQIRIAAGGDLPAKQEDIQIIGHAIECRINAEHPQTFRPSPGRISQYHPPGGLGVRIDSAVYQGYTIPPYYDSLVGKLIVHGKTRTECLMRLRRALDEMVVDGIETTLPLFRALVREPAIIDGDYHIHWLEQYLAGQSGN
- the aat gene encoding leucyl/phenylalanyl-tRNA--protein transferase: MTARDSASSEITPAVLLRAYACGIFPMAESADDPTLFWVEPEMRGVIPLDGFRIASRLARTVRSDAFRVTVNTAFKATIAGCAAPQIGREDTWINKRIRDLYGGLHELGHCHSVEAWQGDDLVGGLYGVSLGRAFFGESMFHTARDASKVALVHLVARLIHGGFELLDTQYVTEHLRSFGAAEISRRRYTALLDKALAGDSADFLKLPGQAISGARALEIIATRS